The following is a genomic window from Melopsittacus undulatus isolate bMelUnd1 chromosome 8, bMelUnd1.mat.Z, whole genome shotgun sequence.
ACAatatttctaggaaaaaaaaataaaaatcagcaatTAGTATTTCTGAGCTGGCAAGGTCATTCTTGAATGCACTGATGTTGGATGCACTCGTTACTTACTAGAAGCACATCAAAGATGCAGTGGGATCCCCTTGGGATAAAATGAGTTGGAAAAACTGCCTGTTGTTGAGGGTTCTTGATCAATTCATATCCATCCCCCCCATCGCTAACCATCTGGAAACTCTTATCTAAttaagtttcttttcagttttcctcattAATGAATGGACACAGTATGGAACCAAGGCAACTACGGTCAGAGGCATAGCTGCACTCTTACAAAAAGAGAGAACATAGAACAAATATTCAGTATGAGTAGGTATCTTAACGAAATTATACAGCTGCAGTGTAGCTAAAGAAGCAGCTATACACACCACACGGAAACTTATCTTACAGCTATTTTTACCTCTGCAGCTTGTGATGAACATTTCAGAATTAATTCCGAGACCTAAGCCAAAGAGCGCACCTAAATTCCTCACCAGTCCAGCAAATGGAGTTGTGTCAATGTTTATCCAGTCTGGGTTGGCACACCACTTCTTGGCCTTTGGAACAGACCATAGCAAGTCAATATCAAGAAGCTTGAGGACTAGATAAAAGCCAAGggcaaagatgaaaagaaacaagtttgTCTTGATGTACATTCCCAAGCTTGCTGTCTGAATAGCAGATGTATGCTCAAATGCTTCTGCCACCAGAATGCCTGCAGATTAGAAACTCAGTGTTACAGGGAACAATTTATTTGTACTTTGAAGAAGCACTTTTTATAGTGCCCCTGTAGAACTTGGCTTTGGAAGGTATATATTTTCCATATAGATAAGTATAGATACACATACAATTTACAGTTCTGTAGTACAGTACAAAGCCTTTTTCCCCACACAAAAAAGccaatttgaaaaaaaaaaagcaagcaattcAGTACCAAGCCCTGTATGACTTTGGTATGAGGCACTACTTAGGCTGTCATCTGGGAGGTGCAGTCAGGCCTATCAAAGATTTAAACTAGAacattccttttccaaaagaGTTCCTCACCCAAAGACTGGCCCCAGCAATGCAGAATTCAACACCAGTTCCAACACAAGCTTTGAGTGCTGAAGGAAAAGACACAGAACATCCTTCTTTCTTACTCATTTTATCCTGGTTATGAAAAGGGAGAGCTGGACTGCAGGCTCTTAGCCAGTGCTGCTGAGGCTGCTATGCATCCATAAAAGAGAATGGGAGCAGTCAATGCTCTGCTCAAGATCCTCCTCAAGATCAAATAAACACTAAAGAGATTGTTCATAGTTTGAACTCCCTAAATACCAATTTGAAACATATTTAAGTAACTCTGAAAAACATTCATTAGCTTCTTAAATCACCCTGGGAAGTCTGCACTGctaatttgcctttttctgttttgctccaagcctctggcCCCATGCTTGCCCACACTGCATACATGGTAGTTTATGCCTGGACACCATTTGAGGTGAACCAAACAGCTTCCCCCTAAGAGGGTCAGATAAAGATCAGATGCAGCCACACCAGCTGGAGCTAGTCTGTGGCAGTGTGCAGCATCAAATGGCACATGGTGAAGGGCTCTCTCCTTGTGTCAATTACAAAGACAGTAGATACCTCACAAATTTTACCATTAGTCTATCATCATCACATCCTTCTGGAGAGAGGAGAGCACCACTACAGCTGCAAGCTAAGCAGCACTACTAAAAAGCTCTTGCCATCTCtcatacttttgtttttttctcagattttgCATAcatgttgaaaagaaaaacctagCAGCATTACCAGCAAATACTCCAATAATGACTTGATGAGGGAAATGCGTTGCTATGAATACTCTTGAGATGCACACACTGATCTGGATAATCCAAAAAATACTCCAGAGGAATGACCATGTCAgtctaaaagggaaaaataagacAAGATTTCACCTACTAATTTACACCAGGCCCTTTTCTGTCAGGCTCATATTTTTACCAAGCAGAGGGTGACAAGTAGAAAAGTTTATGATCAGGTGACTAAAAACCAGAAGCTGGTACTGAAACATTACCAAGAGCGTTTGCTCTTGCAGCCACATCTATGGCTGCAGGAAGACATCCCAGTAGTTTTAGTTCCAAGACACCACCATGGTTTTAGTGATAAAAGTCATGAATGGTGAGTTAAATTAGCATTAGTACCTTGAACGTATTTCTTATCATGAAGTCATACCTAAATGCAAAAGTTCAATTATTTGATGACAAAATTCATATCGTATGGGAACAACCTTGGGAAGGACAACCATCAAAGCAGTTTATAAGAGTTCCCCACAGGGTTGAACAAGAAGCTGCA
Proteins encoded in this region:
- the G6PC2 gene encoding glucose-6-phosphatase 2 isoform X2; the encoded protein is MDLLHSNGVLIIQHLQRDYRAYQDLLNFMSHIGDPRNIFSIYFPLWFQLNQVVGTKMIWVAVIGDWFNLIFKWILFGHRPYWWVQETMIYPNQSSPCLEQFPITCETGPGSPSGHAMGSSCVWYVMVTSALSYTVRWKDKSAVSLHRLTWSFLWSIFWIIQISVCISRVFIATHFPHQVIIGVFAGILVAEAFEHTSAIQTASLGMYIKTNLFLFIFALGFYLVLKLLDIDLLWSVPKAKKWCANPDWINIDTTPFAGLVRNLGALFGLGLGINSEMFITSCRGKNSCKISFRVVCIAASLATLQLYNFVKIPTHTEYLFYVLSFCKSAAMPLTVVALVPYCVHSLMRKTEKKLN
- the G6PC2 gene encoding glucose-6-phosphatase 2 isoform X3, with product MIWVAVIGDWFNLIFKWILFGHRPYWWVQETMIYPNQSSPCLEQFPITCETGPGSPSGHAMGSSCVWYVMVTSALSYTVRWKDKSAVSLHRLTWSFLWSIFWIIQISVCISRVFIATHFPHQVIIGVFAGILVAEAFEHTSAIQTASLGMYIKTNLFLFIFALGFYLVLKLLDIDLLWSVPKAKKWCANPDWINIDTTPFAGLVRNLGALFGLGLGINSEMFITSCRGKNSCKISFRVVCIAASLATLQLYNFVKIPTHTEYLFYVLSFCKSAAMPLTVVALVPYCVHSLMRKTEKKLN